In Limosilactobacillus sp. WILCCON 0051, a single window of DNA contains:
- a CDS encoding DUF2325 domain-containing protein gives MVYDYRHELIELLNHTTSDPESLLQTQRSLTIIVDLLNQLQPVKEPTSTEKQAVKPSYQIRRNVTAPKISLGQLINQTAAPTPKPHETSKKPQINKQPERSTAKAAANQAYLRDIPVTAKDEAPTEPAAAPELSEVELLARDNCYPVHRLLSGAEINHRFYSESILHKLPFPINDGDVVQLDRQRLIHGKLPVINRVTNDHLAISTTPTKVIEYATLEPVAGSDVLQIKKTLKGNSILDESHANTIVIDPYKYASRNLKPGMIIDFAYYDHGNGMRDAKAGEIRWIHSEHEFDTTKSPRKLQQPKKVKKTRHEYSDKLDYDLNQKRVLVVTGARDRVQDLKAVVAKHHGVFYSLDASMEENVSSSKIKRAVKDADLIVVCIDRIHHRISQLTTHHAKRNDRPFAIAATTSNTAVERAIFRALNGNNAYESSGQDMAKYVSAD, from the coding sequence ATGGTCTATGATTATCGTCACGAACTAATCGAACTTTTGAACCATACTACCAGCGACCCGGAAAGTCTGCTGCAGACCCAGCGCAGTCTTACGATCATCGTCGACCTGCTTAATCAGCTGCAGCCAGTTAAAGAGCCGACGTCTACTGAAAAACAAGCTGTCAAACCAAGCTATCAGATTCGGCGTAACGTCACTGCCCCAAAGATCTCGCTAGGTCAGCTGATCAATCAGACCGCGGCACCAACGCCCAAGCCGCATGAAACATCCAAAAAACCGCAAATCAATAAGCAGCCAGAACGCTCAACGGCTAAAGCAGCTGCCAACCAGGCTTATTTAAGAGACATCCCCGTCACTGCTAAAGACGAAGCGCCGACTGAACCAGCAGCTGCACCCGAGCTTTCGGAAGTCGAACTGCTGGCACGCGACAACTGCTATCCAGTCCACCGCCTGTTAAGCGGCGCGGAAATCAATCACCGTTTCTATTCGGAAAGCATTCTGCACAAGCTGCCGTTTCCAATCAATGATGGCGATGTCGTGCAGCTGGACCGTCAGCGCTTGATCCATGGCAAACTGCCCGTTATCAATCGTGTTACCAATGACCATCTGGCAATCAGCACAACGCCAACCAAAGTCATTGAATATGCCACTTTGGAACCAGTTGCCGGCTCAGACGTCCTGCAGATCAAAAAGACGCTCAAGGGCAATTCGATCCTAGATGAGTCACACGCCAACACCATCGTGATTGATCCTTACAAATATGCCAGCCGCAATCTCAAGCCCGGTATGATTATCGACTTTGCCTACTATGATCACGGCAATGGAATGCGCGATGCCAAGGCTGGCGAGATTCGCTGGATCCACAGCGAGCACGAGTTTGATACGACCAAATCGCCTCGCAAGCTGCAGCAGCCTAAAAAAGTTAAAAAGACGCGCCACGAATACAGCGACAAGCTTGACTACGACCTTAATCAAAAACGCGTCTTAGTGGTAACTGGAGCCCGTGACCGCGTGCAGGATCTTAAAGCCGTCGTTGCCAAGCACCACGGCGTCTTCTACAGTCTGGATGCCTCAATGGAAGAAAACGTCTCCAGCAGCAAGATCAAACGGGCCGTTAAGGATGCCGATCTGATTGTCGTCTGCATCGACCGCATTCATCATCGCATCAGTCAGCTGACCACGCACCATGCCAAGCGCAACGACCGGCCATTTGCGATTGCCGCTACGACCAGCAATACCGCTGTCGAACGCGCCATTTTCCGGGCTCTCAATGGCAACAATGCCTACGAAAGCAGCGGTCAGGACATGGCAAAATACGTCAGCGCCGATTAA
- a CDS encoding L-lactate dehydrogenase, with product MTRKVGVIGSGNVGSTLANNMLVAGTADTLVLIDTNELKLNSDATDFEDAAANLPTHTTVVRNDYEALADADVVVIAVGSIGVQNDDAKHDRFVELKVTSKAAKEVGTKLKEVGFHGVLVSISNPCDVIAALFQKYTGLPKTQVIGTGTLLDTSRMKKVVGQKFDVDPRSVSGYNLGEHGNSQFSAWSQVRVMGHPVTELAKDRDDVDLDQLAEDVRAGGYVVFHGKKHTNFGIAAAALRLVTAVLNDAHAELPVSNFREEYGTYVGYPAIIGRQGLVRQLQLDLTDEEKDKLAASAKYIKDRFDDVAAKLDNE from the coding sequence ATGACGCGAAAAGTTGGTGTTATTGGTTCAGGGAATGTTGGTTCAACGCTGGCTAACAATATGCTGGTAGCAGGGACGGCGGATACGCTGGTATTGATTGATACCAACGAGCTAAAGCTGAATTCGGATGCAACCGATTTTGAAGACGCGGCGGCCAATCTGCCAACTCATACCACAGTGGTGCGCAACGACTATGAAGCCTTAGCCGATGCCGATGTCGTCGTGATCGCGGTCGGCAGTATCGGCGTACAGAACGACGATGCCAAGCATGATCGATTTGTTGAATTAAAGGTTACCAGCAAGGCCGCTAAAGAAGTCGGTACTAAATTAAAAGAAGTCGGGTTCCATGGCGTGCTGGTCTCAATCAGTAATCCTTGCGACGTGATTGCCGCGCTGTTCCAAAAGTACACTGGTCTGCCAAAGACGCAGGTAATCGGTACGGGGACGCTGCTTGATACTTCACGTATGAAAAAAGTCGTTGGTCAAAAGTTTGACGTTGATCCGCGCTCGGTATCTGGCTATAACCTGGGTGAACACGGCAACTCGCAATTCTCTGCTTGGTCACAGGTACGGGTCATGGGCCATCCTGTAACCGAATTGGCTAAGGATCGTGACGATGTTGATCTGGATCAATTGGCCGAAGACGTGCGAGCAGGCGGATACGTCGTCTTCCATGGCAAGAAGCACACCAACTTTGGGATTGCGGCAGCGGCTCTGCGTCTGGTTACGGCCGTTTTGAATGATGCGCACGCTGAGCTGCCAGTTTCCAACTTCCGCGAAGAATACGGCACCTATGTCGGCTACCCTGCCATCATTGGTCGTCAAGGCCTGGTTCGGCAGCTGCAGCTTGATCTGACTGATGAAGAAAAAGACAAGCTGGCTGCTTCGGCTAAATACATCAAGGATCGCTTTGATGATGTGGCTGCCAAGTTAGACAATGAATAA
- a CDS encoding ABC-F family ATP-binding cassette domain-containing protein has translation MAVLDVRNLTMSFADKKLYEDASFQLEKHEHMGIVGQNGAGKSTLIKILIGKELPVAGDIKWQKNTKIGYLDQYVDIPQGMTLIQFLHTAFQELYDVNEQMNELYARYATEMDDRLLERAGRLQERLDAADFYEVETKIERVMNGLGLNDIGKDHVVSEMSGGQRSKIILAKMLLENPDVILLDEPTNYLDTAHIEWLIEYLNDFDGAAMIISHDYDFLERVTNTICDVAFGKITKYRGSFKQAMRQKAERKETQEREYEKQQEVIEKAERFIRKNKAGSKSTMAKSREKMLARMKRIDPPTDNLKATFHFPYENTGSANALKVNQLSVGYGHPLLAPVTFSMTMGEKLLFTGFNGVGKSTLIKSILGKIPVLQGTAAFSPSARINYFDQDLVWDEPDLTPLETIQNLFPTMQPKTIRQKLAKAGINAANTQKPLSLLSGGEQTKVKLAILELTPSNFLIMDEPTNHLDDETKEGLKKALQEYPGNLILVSHEQSFYQGWLDKVLNVEKLSLRKS, from the coding sequence ATGGCGGTTTTGGATGTTAGAAACCTGACGATGAGCTTTGCCGACAAGAAGCTTTATGAAGATGCCAGCTTTCAATTGGAAAAACATGAGCATATGGGGATCGTTGGTCAAAACGGGGCCGGCAAGTCAACTTTGATTAAAATCCTGATTGGCAAGGAGCTGCCGGTCGCGGGCGACATCAAATGGCAGAAAAACACCAAGATTGGCTATTTGGATCAATATGTTGATATTCCGCAGGGGATGACGCTGATCCAGTTTCTGCATACGGCTTTCCAGGAACTTTATGATGTCAACGAGCAGATGAATGAGCTTTATGCAAGATATGCCACGGAAATGGATGATCGTCTTTTGGAACGAGCTGGCCGGCTGCAGGAACGTTTGGACGCGGCTGACTTTTACGAGGTCGAAACCAAAATTGAGCGCGTTATGAATGGGCTGGGGCTAAATGATATTGGCAAGGACCATGTCGTTTCCGAAATGAGCGGCGGCCAACGCTCAAAAATTATTTTGGCCAAAATGCTGCTGGAAAATCCAGACGTGATCCTGCTTGACGAACCAACCAACTATCTGGATACCGCGCACATCGAATGGCTGATTGAATATCTGAATGATTTTGACGGCGCGGCCATGATTATTTCACATGACTACGACTTTTTGGAACGCGTAACCAACACGATCTGTGACGTAGCATTTGGCAAGATCACCAAGTACCGCGGCAGCTTTAAGCAGGCAATGCGGCAAAAGGCTGAGCGCAAGGAGACCCAGGAGCGCGAATACGAAAAGCAGCAGGAAGTCATTGAAAAGGCAGAACGGTTTATTCGCAAAAACAAAGCAGGCTCCAAATCAACCATGGCCAAATCCCGTGAAAAGATGCTGGCTCGGATGAAGCGCATTGACCCGCCAACTGATAATCTAAAGGCGACGTTTCACTTTCCTTATGAAAATACCGGATCTGCCAACGCCTTAAAGGTCAATCAGCTGTCAGTCGGCTATGGTCATCCGCTGCTCGCACCCGTGACGTTTTCGATGACGATGGGTGAAAAGCTGCTGTTTACCGGGTTTAACGGTGTCGGCAAGTCAACTTTGATCAAGTCGATTCTGGGCAAGATCCCAGTACTACAGGGGACGGCAGCTTTTTCGCCTTCAGCACGGATTAACTACTTTGATCAGGATCTGGTGTGGGATGAGCCTGATCTGACGCCACTGGAGACGATTCAAAATCTTTTTCCAACCATGCAGCCAAAGACGATTCGACAAAAGCTGGCCAAAGCAGGGATCAATGCCGCTAATACACAAAAGCCGCTGTCGTTGTTATCTGGTGGTGAACAGACCAAGGTTAAGCTGGCTATTTTGGAACTGACGCCATCAAACTTTTTAATCATGGACGAGCCAACCAATCACTTGGATGATGAAACCAAGGAAGGACTTAAAAAAGCCCTGCAGGAATATCCCGGCAACCTGATCCTGGTCAGCCACGAGCAAAGCTTTTATCAAGGCTGGCTGGATAAGGTCTTAAACGTCGAGAAACTGAGCTTGCGCAAATCATAG
- a CDS encoding NAD(P)H-dependent oxidoreductase — MEILTILGSPHDPAVSTILAHQLIKGAQAAANHVMIFDAGHHPLAPVKMDADNHLLPGDAVTERLLDQMVAADLIVFATPMFYYGMSSQMKAVIDHMGERDEQLHSAKQAILIASAPHNDFDPLKSEFKAIFDHLGWKFAGQVLAGKETTPHHLRFYPDLAYELGKSLN; from the coding sequence ATGGAAATTTTGACAATCTTAGGCAGTCCCCACGATCCTGCCGTTTCAACGATCTTAGCACATCAATTGATCAAAGGAGCCCAGGCAGCAGCCAACCACGTTATGATTTTTGACGCCGGCCATCATCCCTTGGCTCCTGTTAAAATGGATGCCGACAATCACTTATTGCCGGGTGATGCTGTAACTGAACGACTGCTTGATCAAATGGTAGCCGCCGATCTGATCGTTTTTGCCACGCCAATGTTTTATTATGGTATGTCCTCGCAGATGAAGGCCGTCATTGATCATATGGGCGAGCGTGATGAACAGCTGCATAGCGCCAAGCAGGCTATTTTGATTGCCAGCGCGCCGCATAACGATTTTGACCCGTTAAAGTCTGAATTTAAGGCAATTTTTGACCACCTGGGCTGGAAGTTTGCTGGACAGGTCTTAGCCGGCAAAGAAACCACACCACATCATCTAAGATTTTATCCTGACCTGGCCTACGAGCTGGGCAAAAGTCTTAACTAA
- a CDS encoding NlpC/P60 family protein, giving the protein MITIKKKAAKALIAAVGAAGAMTAAQTTAHADTTVTVASGDTIWAYAQQYKTTVSSIVSANSLSNPDLIFPGQRITIPETTINRQKNSQRQTTKTTTASSTAGSVSASVFADSSTSSSSAAIASSALDTASQAAASTTVSDASTDTETTSTVSAQSADSESVQSASSASETATAATDSTEATTAATTTATTAAATTESAASTASSATYESNSAAANAAMANYTITYGLTDAASASASTTSTASTSHVAAGQGLATAQSMIGVPYVWGGNTPSGFDCSGLVQYSYGLSSSYRTTTQQATLGTHYYDVENAPAGALYFWGTDSAPYHVAIAEGNGNYIQAPTPGQNVQEGNIQYYRPNYYIVMQ; this is encoded by the coding sequence GTGATTACTATCAAGAAAAAAGCAGCTAAGGCCTTAATTGCTGCCGTGGGTGCTGCCGGAGCCATGACCGCCGCGCAGACGACTGCCCATGCCGATACTACGGTTACCGTAGCTTCGGGCGACACGATCTGGGCCTATGCACAGCAATACAAGACCACGGTTTCTTCAATCGTTTCGGCAAACTCACTTTCCAATCCAGATCTGATCTTCCCTGGTCAGCGGATTACGATTCCAGAAACGACCATCAATCGACAAAAGAACAGCCAGCGTCAGACGACTAAGACTACGACGGCCAGTTCCACGGCTGGTTCCGTCAGCGCCAGCGTTTTTGCTGATTCAAGCACCAGCTCAAGTTCAGCGGCAATTGCTTCCAGTGCTTTAGATACTGCCAGTCAAGCCGCTGCCTCAACGACGGTAAGTGACGCTTCAACTGACACCGAAACGACCAGCACAGTGTCAGCTCAGTCTGCTGATTCAGAATCTGTTCAATCGGCTTCGTCAGCTAGTGAGACCGCCACTGCAGCAACCGACTCAACTGAAGCAACGACTGCTGCAACAACTACTGCGACGACGGCAGCCGCAACGACTGAATCAGCGGCCAGCACGGCATCTTCAGCCACCTATGAGTCCAACTCAGCCGCTGCCAATGCCGCAATGGCCAACTACACGATTACCTATGGCTTAACGGACGCCGCCAGTGCCAGCGCAAGCACCACTTCAACGGCATCAACCAGCCACGTGGCAGCAGGTCAGGGACTGGCAACAGCGCAGTCAATGATTGGCGTTCCTTACGTCTGGGGCGGCAATACGCCAAGCGGTTTTGACTGTTCCGGACTGGTTCAGTACTCCTATGGTCTGTCCAGCAGCTATCGCACGACGACCCAACAGGCAACGCTGGGAACTCACTACTATGATGTTGAAAACGCACCAGCGGGAGCCCTTTACTTCTGGGGAACCGATTCGGCACCATACCACGTTGCAATCGCAGAAGGAAACGGCAACTACATTCAAGCGCCAACTCCTGGTCAAAACGTGCAAGAAGGCAATATTCAATATTACCGTCCTAACTACTACATCGTTATGCAGTAG
- the sufU gene encoding Fe-S cluster assembly sulfur transfer protein SufU, which yields MGLSKLNYLYRTLVLEHASHPHHQGKLLDATAQITLHNPTCGDTINLAVRIDDDKISDLKFTGSGCTISQASASMMGDVLIGKSVSDAQQLIQAFSNLVIGQKISAQAQEQLQDAAILGSVAQFPARIKCAALAWHAAQAILEEN from the coding sequence ATGGGTTTGAGCAAGCTTAATTATTTATATCGCACTTTGGTTTTAGAACATGCCAGCCACCCGCATCACCAAGGAAAGCTGCTGGACGCAACCGCGCAGATCACGCTGCACAATCCAACCTGCGGCGATACCATCAATCTGGCAGTCAGGATCGATGATGACAAGATCAGCGACCTTAAGTTTACCGGCAGCGGGTGTACGATCTCGCAAGCCTCAGCCAGTATGATGGGCGATGTTTTGATTGGCAAATCGGTGTCAGACGCCCAACAGCTGATTCAGGCTTTTTCAAATCTGGTTATCGGTCAAAAAATCAGTGCACAGGCGCAAGAGCAGCTCCAGGATGCCGCAATTCTGGGCAGCGTGGCGCAGTTTCCGGCTCGAATCAAATGTGCGGCACTGGCCTGGCACGCGGCCCAAGCAATTCTAGAAGAAAACTAA
- a CDS encoding cysteine desulfurase gives MDIESIKQDFPILKQRVNDEPLTYLDSAATAQMPTPVLKAIEHYYQHDHANVHRGTHTLAQRATAAYETARQKTAAFINASQAEEIVFTRSTTESINWIAQGLSELIKPNDAIVVTIMEHHSNLVPWQQLAKRTGAELRLVGLNDRQELDLNDAARKIDSRTKVVAIAHVSNVLGVVNPILKIGAMAHQVGACLVVDGAQAAPHLPVDVQALDADFYAFSGHKMMAPTGIGVLYGKMAWLNRLCPSQFGGEMIDQVAQQTATFKPVPWRFEAGTPNISGAIALGAAIDYLSQFGMRAIAEHEQELAAYAIPKLLAIDGLTLYGPQDRHTGVLAFNLAGIHPHDAATALDLEGVAVRAGHHCAQPLMDYLGVNATLRASLYLYNDQKDVDRLIDAIKATKEFFENGFEQA, from the coding sequence GTGGATATTGAAAGCATTAAACAAGATTTTCCCATTCTTAAGCAGCGAGTTAACGATGAGCCATTGACCTATCTGGACAGCGCGGCGACGGCTCAGATGCCGACACCGGTTTTAAAGGCGATTGAGCACTACTACCAGCATGATCACGCCAACGTTCATCGGGGCACGCATACGCTGGCGCAGCGGGCAACTGCAGCCTATGAGACGGCTCGGCAAAAAACCGCCGCCTTTATCAATGCCAGTCAAGCTGAAGAAATCGTCTTTACGCGGTCAACAACGGAAAGCATTAATTGGATCGCGCAAGGACTGAGTGAGCTGATTAAGCCAAATGACGCGATCGTAGTGACGATAATGGAGCATCACAGCAATCTGGTTCCCTGGCAGCAGCTGGCTAAACGAACCGGGGCTGAACTGAGGCTGGTCGGCTTAAATGATCGTCAAGAGTTGGATCTTAACGATGCCGCGCGCAAAATCGATTCACGGACCAAAGTAGTGGCCATAGCCCATGTTTCAAACGTTTTGGGCGTAGTAAATCCTATTTTAAAAATCGGTGCCATGGCGCATCAGGTCGGGGCCTGCCTGGTCGTTGACGGAGCCCAGGCCGCGCCGCATCTGCCAGTTGACGTTCAAGCATTGGACGCGGATTTTTATGCTTTTTCCGGTCATAAAATGATGGCGCCAACCGGAATCGGCGTTTTGTATGGGAAAATGGCCTGGCTGAATCGGCTCTGCCCCAGTCAGTTTGGCGGCGAGATGATTGATCAGGTTGCTCAGCAGACGGCCACCTTTAAACCGGTTCCCTGGCGTTTTGAGGCTGGTACACCCAACATCAGTGGTGCGATTGCCTTAGGCGCGGCGATTGATTATTTAAGTCAGTTTGGCATGCGAGCGATTGCGGAACATGAACAAGAACTGGCTGCTTACGCGATTCCTAAACTATTGGCAATTGATGGCTTGACGCTTTATGGCCCGCAAGATCGGCATACTGGCGTTTTGGCATTTAATCTGGCTGGCATTCACCCGCATGACGCGGCGACGGCTCTTGATCTGGAAGGAGTAGCCGTTCGTGCCGGTCATCACTGCGCGCAGCCTTTGATGGATTATCTGGGGGTCAATGCGACTCTGCGGGCCAGCCTTTATCTGTATAATGATCAAAAAGACGTTGACCGCTTGATTGATGCAATTAAGGCCACAAAGGAGTTTTTTGAAAATGGGTTTGAGCAAGCTTAA
- the trpX gene encoding tryptophan ABC transporter substrate-binding protein, whose product MKRMYTVIAILLAFLGVAYFKENGGIVKQAKPKVGVLTLMHHPALDQIYKGFVHGLAKEGYHNGKNITIDYQNANGDQSNLKTMANKLVNENSTVLFGITTPASQALANSTKKIPIVLGAVTNPQGAGLVKNNKRPGGNITGISDQAPVKEQLQLVHKFMPHAKTLGIIYTSSDSSAVTEYKEFMKYAKQMHLNLKAYSISNSNDLNQVSQQMLSEVDAVIVPTDNTIAGAMQTLVKNANAVNKPVFPAVDTMVKQGGVATYSINQYKLGVEGGKLTADILKGKKKPSTTAIKYIRHGEPVLNLKQARKLGLHVPASFQREAEKYGEVIK is encoded by the coding sequence ATGAAAAGAATGTATACCGTAATCGCCATTTTACTTGCGTTTCTTGGAGTCGCCTACTTCAAGGAAAATGGCGGCATCGTCAAACAGGCAAAGCCCAAAGTCGGGGTCTTAACCTTAATGCATCATCCCGCTTTGGATCAGATCTACAAAGGCTTTGTCCATGGTCTGGCAAAAGAAGGCTATCACAATGGCAAAAACATTACGATCGACTATCAAAATGCCAATGGTGATCAAAGCAACTTAAAGACCATGGCCAACAAGCTGGTTAATGAAAACTCAACCGTTCTTTTTGGGATTACCACGCCAGCTTCTCAAGCACTGGCCAACTCAACCAAAAAGATTCCAATCGTCCTAGGTGCTGTCACCAATCCTCAAGGAGCCGGTCTTGTTAAGAACAACAAGCGTCCTGGCGGCAATATCACCGGGATTTCCGATCAGGCACCGGTCAAGGAACAACTGCAGCTAGTCCACAAATTTATGCCGCACGCCAAAACGTTAGGGATCATCTACACTTCCAGCGATAGTTCCGCCGTTACTGAATATAAGGAATTCATGAAATATGCCAAGCAGATGCATTTGAATCTGAAGGCTTACTCGATTTCCAACAGCAATGACTTGAACCAGGTCTCACAACAAATGCTGAGCGAGGTTGACGCCGTAATCGTACCAACTGACAACACGATTGCCGGCGCGATGCAGACACTGGTCAAAAATGCCAATGCCGTCAACAAGCCCGTTTTCCCAGCCGTCGACACGATGGTTAAGCAAGGCGGGGTCGCCACCTACAGCATCAATCAATACAAGCTGGGCGTTGAAGGCGGTAAGCTGACGGCCGACATTCTAAAGGGCAAGAAGAAGCCATCTACAACCGCCATCAAGTACATCCGTCATGGCGAACCGGTCTTGAACCTAAAGCAGGCACGCAAGTTGGGCTTGCACGTTCCAGCCAGTTTCCAGCGTGAAGCCGAAAAATATGGGGAGGTAATCAAATGA
- a CDS encoding ABC transporter permease, whose protein sequence is MNLIVSAIGQGLLWALLGLGLYLTFRILNLADMTVEGTFPLGAAVAVTAITHGFSPLAATLLAFGAGMLAGLVTGLLYTKGKIPFLLAGILTMTATYSVNLRIMGKSNISLLGQKTLFSGSFMTSLPQYFDSVVLGMIVIAIITLLLIFFLDTDYGQSFIATGDNPVMAKSLGIHTDATINVGLMISNGLVGLCGALVAQSNGYADVNMGIGTIVIALASIIIGEVAFGELTLSQRLVAVTLGSIIYRLILLAVLQLGFSANDLNLISSIVLALCMMLPQLDKLFHIRKPFFKGVQTND, encoded by the coding sequence ATGAATCTGATCGTATCCGCAATTGGCCAGGGTCTGTTATGGGCACTGCTGGGGTTGGGACTTTACCTGACCTTCCGTATCTTGAATCTCGCCGATATGACTGTTGAAGGCACGTTTCCATTAGGGGCTGCCGTAGCCGTTACTGCAATTACGCATGGATTTTCACCATTGGCCGCAACCCTTTTGGCATTTGGCGCTGGTATGCTGGCTGGGCTGGTAACCGGGCTGCTGTACACTAAAGGAAAGATTCCATTCCTGCTGGCCGGGATTCTGACGATGACGGCTACCTATTCTGTTAACCTGCGCATTATGGGTAAATCGAACATCTCACTGCTGGGCCAAAAGACGCTTTTTTCTGGATCGTTTATGACCTCGCTGCCGCAGTATTTTGACAGCGTCGTCTTGGGCATGATCGTAATTGCCATTATCACGCTCCTGCTGATCTTTTTCTTGGATACCGACTATGGCCAGTCATTTATTGCAACCGGCGACAATCCCGTAATGGCTAAATCACTGGGGATCCATACCGATGCCACGATCAACGTTGGTCTTATGATTTCTAATGGACTGGTTGGACTTTGCGGCGCGCTGGTTGCTCAAAGCAATGGCTATGCCGATGTCAACATGGGGATTGGAACCATCGTAATCGCCCTGGCTTCAATCATCATCGGCGAAGTTGCCTTTGGCGAGCTGACACTGTCGCAGCGACTGGTTGCCGTAACCTTGGGAAGCATCATCTACCGTCTGATTCTGCTGGCAGTCCTGCAGCTGGGGTTCAGCGCCAACGATCTCAACTTGATCTCTTCAATTGTCCTAGCACTTTGCATGATGCTGCCGCAGCTGGACAAGCTATTCCACATTCGCAAGCCGTTCTTTAAGGGGGTCCAAACCAATGACTGA
- a CDS encoding ATP-binding cassette domain-containing protein, whose protein sequence is MTEPMLELKNVKTIVNPGTANETTILKGINLTINDGDFITIVGTNGAGKSTLFNVIGGNLKADAGQIFHAGADITKTTEEQRTTFLARVFQDPKLGTAPRMTVAENMLLASKRGEKRHLIPRRLKQRMSEFTKLAAQMNNGLENRMTTPTGALSGGQRQALSFLMATLKRPDILLLDEHTAALDPHTARNLLHATNQRITEDHLTALMITHHMEDALKYGNRLIVLKDGQIKADYNAAEKAKLTVDDLYAYFEM, encoded by the coding sequence ATGACTGAACCAATGCTTGAGCTAAAAAACGTCAAAACAATCGTCAATCCAGGAACTGCCAACGAAACCACGATTTTAAAGGGCATCAATCTAACCATCAACGACGGCGACTTCATTACCATCGTTGGGACGAACGGTGCTGGTAAATCAACCCTTTTCAATGTTATCGGCGGCAATCTTAAAGCCGATGCCGGGCAGATTTTTCATGCCGGCGCTGATATTACCAAAACAACCGAAGAACAGCGCACTACTTTTTTAGCCCGCGTTTTTCAAGATCCTAAGCTGGGAACGGCACCCCGGATGACGGTTGCTGAAAATATGCTGCTGGCTTCCAAGCGCGGTGAAAAACGACACCTGATACCGCGCCGTTTGAAGCAGCGAATGTCAGAATTTACCAAGCTGGCTGCTCAAATGAACAATGGCTTGGAAAATCGTATGACTACGCCAACCGGAGCACTTTCTGGCGGGCAAAGGCAGGCCCTGAGCTTTTTGATGGCCACGCTCAAGCGACCAGACATTCTGCTGCTTGATGAGCACACTGCCGCCTTGGATCCACACACGGCACGCAATCTGCTGCACGCTACCAATCAGCGCATCACCGAAGATCATCTGACGGCATTGATGATTACCCATCATATGGAAGATGCTCTCAAATACGGCAACCGGCTGATTGTTTTAAAAGATGGCCAGATCAAAGCCGATTATAACGCAGCTGAAAAAGCCAAATTAACGGTTGATGATCTGTATGCCTACTTTGAAATGTAA
- a CDS encoding aldo/keto reductase yields MDNHFTSVTSMRCLNNGVEIPCVGYGTFRTPESVAKQSVMDAIELGYRHIDTAAVYENEIGVGQGIAASGVAREELFVTSKLWNTERGYEKTKAAFQATLDRLKLDYLDLYLIHWPANEKQFGQDAEKLNAETWRAMEDLYNEGRIRAIGVSNFLPHHIKALMKTAKIKPMVDQIEVHPGWPQTEAVQWLQERDILVEGWGPLGGQGAKVLSNATMREIAKAHGKSTAQVALRWELQQGVLPLPKSVHRERSAQNMEIFDFELSESEMQMIQALPNLGGQCAKPDEVDF; encoded by the coding sequence ATGGACAATCATTTCACAAGCGTTACTTCAATGCGGTGCTTAAACAATGGCGTTGAAATTCCATGTGTCGGTTATGGTACGTTTAGAACGCCGGAATCAGTAGCCAAACAGTCAGTTATGGATGCAATTGAATTGGGCTATCGGCACATTGATACGGCCGCGGTCTATGAAAATGAAATTGGCGTAGGCCAAGGGATCGCTGCTTCAGGAGTTGCACGTGAAGAGCTTTTCGTTACCAGCAAGCTTTGGAATACCGAGCGTGGCTATGAAAAAACGAAAGCCGCCTTTCAAGCCACCTTGGATCGGTTAAAACTTGATTATCTGGATCTTTATTTGATTCATTGGCCAGCCAACGAAAAACAGTTTGGTCAGGATGCCGAAAAACTGAATGCTGAAACCTGGCGGGCGATGGAAGATCTTTACAATGAAGGCAGAATTCGGGCAATTGGTGTTTCGAATTTTTTGCCACATCACATTAAGGCTTTGATGAAAACGGCTAAAATCAAGCCAATGGTCGACCAGATTGAGGTTCATCCTGGCTGGCCGCAGACAGAAGCAGTTCAGTGGCTGCAGGAACGGGATATTCTGGTTGAAGGCTGGGGTCCATTAGGCGGTCAGGGAGCTAAAGTCTTAAGTAACGCTACGATGAGAGAAATTGCCAAAGCTCATGGCAAGTCAACGGCTCAGGTTGCGTTGCGCTGGGAATTGCAGCAGGGCGTTTTGCCACTGCCAAAGTCGGTTCATCGTGAACGCTCGGCACAAAATATGGAAATCTTTGACTTTGAGCTTTCAGAGTCTGAAATGCAGATGATTCAGGCGTTGCCAAATCTGGGTGGGCAATGTGCCAAACCTGATGAGGTAGATTTTTAA